Proteins encoded within one genomic window of Oncorhynchus mykiss isolate Arlee chromosome 27, USDA_OmykA_1.1, whole genome shotgun sequence:
- the LOC110507680 gene encoding scavenger receptor class F member 1 isoform X1 yields the protein MGQFLTGLGLLLCCSLSSPQRLAPSGRNVCQDPRNPSTLVCCTGWRHQREECTLPVCDGEQACQQDEVCVYPGVCRCRPGYYGAHCKTRCPPEFWAPDCRELCKCHPHGRCDPITGKCTCLSNRWGPLCQNTCKCGRHGHCHPVHGNCTCDEGWWTPTCAKQCQCYPGTSTCDPLTGRCQCAPGYWGQKCSLRCSCYTSSCQQKTGACECQNGWWGPTCDRHCNCDLEHSECNAVSGECVCQPGYKGAFCNEPCGPGEYGSGCTLSCGHCEGGQSCSVVDGVCTACEPGWNGTHCDRLCPHGYHGNYCQEACPRCRNGEPCDPRTGACSRCDPGWTEPRCDEPCSNRTFGDACRSLCSPCFHGHCDHVTGSCVCGPGFQGRSCNITCPDQLYGFNCSSVCDCGEGTACHPATGACPYSGHRALITGFLVPLLLVLLGLVCCCCCCGGPTDGKDRVAVGDGGTSVRMKHHVYNVLANVSSAVPCISVWSSGLPRVTVSHHDPELTFNHSFIEPPSSGWVTEGSFFDSDEETGEVLYCVPPREDIPAVAGGEFQEFQHEMSSKCNMFPDPSAFSISAEDMSLPFGIPRTSSNAKSKCPSVSFAEGTRFSPKERRGSAQDLTPGAPRTKHKSPWGVLMLSALQAQGGNASEGEETEGGVDGCGGGTGPLEDPESSGEAGDPDVDRWTATPTRAMSTLQVPGAVVGRTISNAAVPRKGGQTPGSTSDGQQAEMDKVTTVYVTVGKAGVGRPLSKLELPSLEGPVQAMLRRLGSLQRHKDQEVGTKPKGKSPGTEGITKPPRRKLGTRSSVWEQGAPPPSGVEGAVGEGVSMRKPSRRKQHAHHSSPAVMGNTDTNTQPLPEDSPATVTPTRPLSSILKSVPEVAGSKVRGERSGVRRENGDPGMQTDSGYRTIGPAGFVTDTVSLSEVITNEGVVAGVDDGPNLYENVMIMHS from the exons ATGGGCCAGTTTCTGACGGGTCTAGGACTACTGCTCTgctgttccctctcctcccctcagagaCTGGCTCCCTCAGGGAGAAACGTCTGCCAGGACCCCAG GAATCCTTCCACTCTTGTCTGTTGCACTGGATGGAGACATCAGAGAGAGGAGTGTACTTTAC CTGTGTGTGATGGTGAGCAGGCCTGCCAGCAGGATGAGGTGTGTGTATACCCGGGCGTCTGTCGCTGTCGGCCTGGCTACTATGGAGCCCACTGCAAGACAC GCTGCCCTCCAGAGTTCTGGGCCCCGGACTGCCGTGAGCTGTGCAAGTGCCACCCTCACGGGCGCTGTGACCCGATCACGGGCAAGTGTACGTGCCTTTCCAACCGCTGGGGGCCACTCTGCCAGAACACCTGCAAATGTGGCCGTCATGGACACTGCCACCCTGTACACGGCAACTGCACCTGCGACGAGGGCTGGTGGACACCCACCTGTGCCAAACAGTGCCAGTGCTACCCAGGCACCTCCACCTGCGACCCACTGACCGGCAG GTGTCAGTGTGCCCCGGGTTACTGGGGTCAGAAGTGCAGTCTTCGATGTAGCTGCTACACATCATCCTGCCAACAGAAGACGGGGGCGTGTGAGTGCCAGAACGGATGGTGGGGTCCGACGTGTGACCGCCACTGTAACTGTGACCTGGAGCACAGCGAGTGTAATGCCGTCAGCGGGGAGTGTGTATGTCAGCCTGGGTACAAGGGAGCCTTCTGTAACGAGCCGTGTGGACCTGGGGAGTATGGCAGCGGGTGTACACTGAG CTGTGGCCACTGTGAAGGAGGCCAGTCGTGCTCTGTGGTTGATGGTGTCTGTACGGCCTGTGAGCCTGGGTGGAATGGCACACACTGTGACCGGCTGTGCCCGCATGGTTACCATGGAAACTACTGCCAGGAGGCGTGCCCACGCTGCAGGAACGGTGAACCATGTGACCCCAGGACGGGGGCGTGTTCACGATGTGACCCAGGATGGACCgaacccag GTGTGACGAGCCATGCTCTAACAGGACATTCGGGGACGCCTGCCGCTCCCTGTGCAGCCCCTGTTTCCATGGCCACTGTGATCACGTGACAGGAAGTTGTGTCTGTGGGCCTGGGTTCCAGGGACGGAG TTGTAACATCACCTGTCCAGACCAGCTGTATGGCtttaactgttcctctgtctgtgacTGTGGAGAGGGAACCGCCTGTCACCCAGCAACGGGGGCGTGTCCATACA gtgGTCACAGGGCTCTGATCACTGGTTTCCTGGTCCCTCTGCTCTTGGTGCTGCTGGGTCtggtctgctgctgctgctgctgtggagGACCTACTGACGgcaaagacag GGTAGCAGTGGGTGACGGTGGTACCTCTGTCCGTATGAAGCATCATGTGTATAACGTCCTGGCCAACGTGAGCTCTGCTGTACCCTGTATCTCTGTCTGGTCCTCTGGGCTACCCAGAGTCACAG TGTCACACCACGACCCTGAGCTGACGTTCAACCACAGCTTCATAGAGCCTCCCTCCTCAGGCTGGGTGACGGAGGGATCCTTCTTCGACAGTGATGAGGAGACCGGAGAGGTGCTCTACTGTGTCCCCCCCAGAGAAg ACATCCCTGCAGTTGCAGGCGGTGAGTTCCAGGAGTTCCAGCACGAGATGAGTTCTAAGTGTAATATGTTCCCCGACCCCTCTGCCTTCAGTATTAGTGCAGAAGACATGTCCCTCCCCTTTGGCATCCCCCGCACCTCCAGCAACGCCAAGTCCAAATGCCCCTCCGTCTCCTTCGCCGAAGGCACCAG GTTCAGTCCCAAGGAGCGCCGAGGCTCTGCCCAAGATTTGACACCCGGGGCCCCCCGCACCAAACACAAGTCCCCCTGGGGGGTCCTGATGCTGTCAGCCCTCCAGGCCCAGGGAGGGAATGCCTCAGAGGGAgaagagacggaggggggggTGGATGGATGTGGAGGTGGGACTGGACCATTGGAAGACCCAGAATCCAGTGGTGAAGCAGGGGACCCCGATGTGGACAGGTGGACAGCTACCCCGACCCGAGCCATGTCTACCCTGCAGGTGCCTGGAGCAGTGGTAGGACGCACCATATCCAACGCTGCTGTTCCCAGAAAGGGAGGGCAAACACCAGGGTCCACATCAGATGGCCAGCAGGCAGAGATGGACAAAGTGACCACAGTGTATGTGACAGTGGGGAAGGCGGGGGTGGGGAGGCCCCTGTCTAAACTAGAGCTCCCCAGCTTGGAGGGCCCGGTACAGGCCATGCTACGCAGGCTAGGCAGCCTCCAGAGACACAAAGACCAGGAGGTGGGAACTAAGCCCAAGGGGAAGAGCCCGGGGACGGAGGGGATCACCAAGCCCCCCAGGAGGAAGCTGGGGACTAGGTCCAGTGTGTGGGAGCAGGGGGCTCCCCCACCCTCAGGGGTGGAGGGTGCTGTAGGGGAAGGCGTATCTATGAGAAAACCCAGTAGGAGGAAACAGCACGCCCACCATAGCTCCCCTGCTGTCATGGGAAACACTGACACTAACACTCAACCCCTACCAGAGGACAGCCCTGCCACCGTTACGCCCACGAGGCCCCTGTCCTCCATTTTGAAAAGCGTGCCAGAGGTCGCTGGGTCAAAGGTTAGGGGTGAAAGGTCAGGGGTAAGGCGAGAGAACGGCGACCCTGGGATGCAGACTGATAGTGGATATCGAACAATCGGGCCAGCTGGATTTGTAACGGACACTGTTAGTCTGAGTGAAGTCATCACAAATGAAGGAGTGGTGGCTGGTGTGGACGATGGACCTAACCTTTATGAGAACGTGATGATTATGCATTCCTAA
- the LOC110507680 gene encoding scavenger receptor class F member 1 isoform X2, giving the protein MGQFLTGLGLLLCCSLSSPQRLAPSGRNVCQDPRNPSTLVCCTGWRHQREECTLPVCDGEQACQQDEVCVYPGVCRCRPGYYGAHCKTRCPPEFWAPDCRELCKCHPHGRCDPITGKCTCLSNRWGPLCQNTCKCGRHGHCHPVHGNCTCDEGWWTPTCAKQCQCYPGTSTCDPLTGRCQCAPGYWGQKCSLRCSCYTSSCQQKTGACECQNGWWGPTCDRHCNCDLEHSECNAVSGECVCQPGYKGAFCNEPCGPGEYGSGCTLSCGHCEGGQSCSVVDGVCTACEPGWNGTHCDRLCPHGYHGNYCQEACPRCRNGEPCDPRTGACSRCDPGWTEPRCDEPCSNRTFGDACRSLCSPCFHGHCDHVTGSCVCGPGFQGRSCNITCPDQLYGFNCSSVCDCGEGTACHPATGACPYSGHRALITGFLVPLLLVLLGLVCCCCCCGGPTDGKDRVAVGDGGTSVRMKHHVYNVLANVSSAVPCISVWSSGLPRVTVSHHDPELTFNHSFIEPPSSGWVTEGSFFDSDEETGEVLYCVPPREDIPAVAGGEFQEFQHEMSSKCNMFPDPSAFSISAEDMSLPFGIPRTSSNAKSKCPSVSFAEGTSPKERRGSAQDLTPGAPRTKHKSPWGVLMLSALQAQGGNASEGEETEGGVDGCGGGTGPLEDPESSGEAGDPDVDRWTATPTRAMSTLQVPGAVVGRTISNAAVPRKGGQTPGSTSDGQQAEMDKVTTVYVTVGKAGVGRPLSKLELPSLEGPVQAMLRRLGSLQRHKDQEVGTKPKGKSPGTEGITKPPRRKLGTRSSVWEQGAPPPSGVEGAVGEGVSMRKPSRRKQHAHHSSPAVMGNTDTNTQPLPEDSPATVTPTRPLSSILKSVPEVAGSKVRGERSGVRRENGDPGMQTDSGYRTIGPAGFVTDTVSLSEVITNEGVVAGVDDGPNLYENVMIMHS; this is encoded by the exons ATGGGCCAGTTTCTGACGGGTCTAGGACTACTGCTCTgctgttccctctcctcccctcagagaCTGGCTCCCTCAGGGAGAAACGTCTGCCAGGACCCCAG GAATCCTTCCACTCTTGTCTGTTGCACTGGATGGAGACATCAGAGAGAGGAGTGTACTTTAC CTGTGTGTGATGGTGAGCAGGCCTGCCAGCAGGATGAGGTGTGTGTATACCCGGGCGTCTGTCGCTGTCGGCCTGGCTACTATGGAGCCCACTGCAAGACAC GCTGCCCTCCAGAGTTCTGGGCCCCGGACTGCCGTGAGCTGTGCAAGTGCCACCCTCACGGGCGCTGTGACCCGATCACGGGCAAGTGTACGTGCCTTTCCAACCGCTGGGGGCCACTCTGCCAGAACACCTGCAAATGTGGCCGTCATGGACACTGCCACCCTGTACACGGCAACTGCACCTGCGACGAGGGCTGGTGGACACCCACCTGTGCCAAACAGTGCCAGTGCTACCCAGGCACCTCCACCTGCGACCCACTGACCGGCAG GTGTCAGTGTGCCCCGGGTTACTGGGGTCAGAAGTGCAGTCTTCGATGTAGCTGCTACACATCATCCTGCCAACAGAAGACGGGGGCGTGTGAGTGCCAGAACGGATGGTGGGGTCCGACGTGTGACCGCCACTGTAACTGTGACCTGGAGCACAGCGAGTGTAATGCCGTCAGCGGGGAGTGTGTATGTCAGCCTGGGTACAAGGGAGCCTTCTGTAACGAGCCGTGTGGACCTGGGGAGTATGGCAGCGGGTGTACACTGAG CTGTGGCCACTGTGAAGGAGGCCAGTCGTGCTCTGTGGTTGATGGTGTCTGTACGGCCTGTGAGCCTGGGTGGAATGGCACACACTGTGACCGGCTGTGCCCGCATGGTTACCATGGAAACTACTGCCAGGAGGCGTGCCCACGCTGCAGGAACGGTGAACCATGTGACCCCAGGACGGGGGCGTGTTCACGATGTGACCCAGGATGGACCgaacccag GTGTGACGAGCCATGCTCTAACAGGACATTCGGGGACGCCTGCCGCTCCCTGTGCAGCCCCTGTTTCCATGGCCACTGTGATCACGTGACAGGAAGTTGTGTCTGTGGGCCTGGGTTCCAGGGACGGAG TTGTAACATCACCTGTCCAGACCAGCTGTATGGCtttaactgttcctctgtctgtgacTGTGGAGAGGGAACCGCCTGTCACCCAGCAACGGGGGCGTGTCCATACA gtgGTCACAGGGCTCTGATCACTGGTTTCCTGGTCCCTCTGCTCTTGGTGCTGCTGGGTCtggtctgctgctgctgctgctgtggagGACCTACTGACGgcaaagacag GGTAGCAGTGGGTGACGGTGGTACCTCTGTCCGTATGAAGCATCATGTGTATAACGTCCTGGCCAACGTGAGCTCTGCTGTACCCTGTATCTCTGTCTGGTCCTCTGGGCTACCCAGAGTCACAG TGTCACACCACGACCCTGAGCTGACGTTCAACCACAGCTTCATAGAGCCTCCCTCCTCAGGCTGGGTGACGGAGGGATCCTTCTTCGACAGTGATGAGGAGACCGGAGAGGTGCTCTACTGTGTCCCCCCCAGAGAAg ACATCCCTGCAGTTGCAGGCGGTGAGTTCCAGGAGTTCCAGCACGAGATGAGTTCTAAGTGTAATATGTTCCCCGACCCCTCTGCCTTCAGTATTAGTGCAGAAGACATGTCCCTCCCCTTTGGCATCCCCCGCACCTCCAGCAACGCCAAGTCCAAATGCCCCTCCGTCTCCTTCGCCGAAGGCACCAG TCCCAAGGAGCGCCGAGGCTCTGCCCAAGATTTGACACCCGGGGCCCCCCGCACCAAACACAAGTCCCCCTGGGGGGTCCTGATGCTGTCAGCCCTCCAGGCCCAGGGAGGGAATGCCTCAGAGGGAgaagagacggaggggggggTGGATGGATGTGGAGGTGGGACTGGACCATTGGAAGACCCAGAATCCAGTGGTGAAGCAGGGGACCCCGATGTGGACAGGTGGACAGCTACCCCGACCCGAGCCATGTCTACCCTGCAGGTGCCTGGAGCAGTGGTAGGACGCACCATATCCAACGCTGCTGTTCCCAGAAAGGGAGGGCAAACACCAGGGTCCACATCAGATGGCCAGCAGGCAGAGATGGACAAAGTGACCACAGTGTATGTGACAGTGGGGAAGGCGGGGGTGGGGAGGCCCCTGTCTAAACTAGAGCTCCCCAGCTTGGAGGGCCCGGTACAGGCCATGCTACGCAGGCTAGGCAGCCTCCAGAGACACAAAGACCAGGAGGTGGGAACTAAGCCCAAGGGGAAGAGCCCGGGGACGGAGGGGATCACCAAGCCCCCCAGGAGGAAGCTGGGGACTAGGTCCAGTGTGTGGGAGCAGGGGGCTCCCCCACCCTCAGGGGTGGAGGGTGCTGTAGGGGAAGGCGTATCTATGAGAAAACCCAGTAGGAGGAAACAGCACGCCCACCATAGCTCCCCTGCTGTCATGGGAAACACTGACACTAACACTCAACCCCTACCAGAGGACAGCCCTGCCACCGTTACGCCCACGAGGCCCCTGTCCTCCATTTTGAAAAGCGTGCCAGAGGTCGCTGGGTCAAAGGTTAGGGGTGAAAGGTCAGGGGTAAGGCGAGAGAACGGCGACCCTGGGATGCAGACTGATAGTGGATATCGAACAATCGGGCCAGCTGGATTTGTAACGGACACTGTTAGTCTGAGTGAAGTCATCACAAATGAAGGAGTGGTGGCTGGTGTGGACGATGGACCTAACCTTTATGAGAACGTGATGATTATGCATTCCTAA